A region of Streptomyces sp. NBC_01264 DNA encodes the following proteins:
- a CDS encoding MFS transporter — protein MDSTGDTPAPAAGLAPKLVVLAWLTQFLVGTDLFVVAPLLPAIATSLDVPEAGTGLMITVFSIAYVVASPFAGWLSDRKDRATILVWALLLFSVANIATALATDFGLLLVTRVVAGVAAAATGPTVYSLVSTRARPQARAQVLAIVGSGLLTALWVGAPAGALLSQHVGWQATFVILAAGTFLLALPNAFVWRGGPASVSGTPQEAAKGGRSGTGVAVFGVAVTTLWAFSVYSLYTFLAIALHSDGRKGDVTWLLVVYGVGAVIGGQVGGRVADRAGAVRVTRAALALTAVLEAAVALVYPATWALACALGLFALAAYAFFPAQQRHLVDMFPERATGMLSWNNSALFVGLSLAGAVGGQAVDVLGYPTFLYIGAAVAVAACLVAGGRPARPAPATGQEART, from the coding sequence ATGGACTCGACGGGTGACACCCCGGCCCCGGCAGCCGGCCTCGCGCCCAAGCTTGTCGTTTTGGCCTGGCTGACGCAGTTCCTGGTGGGTACAGACCTCTTCGTGGTGGCTCCGCTGCTTCCCGCCATCGCGACGTCGCTCGATGTGCCGGAGGCCGGCACCGGGCTGATGATCACGGTGTTCTCCATCGCCTACGTGGTGGCTTCGCCCTTCGCCGGCTGGCTCTCGGACCGGAAGGACCGCGCCACGATCCTGGTGTGGGCCCTGCTGCTGTTCTCGGTGGCCAACATCGCCACGGCCCTGGCCACGGACTTCGGCCTGCTGCTGGTGACCCGCGTGGTGGCCGGAGTCGCGGCCGCGGCCACCGGCCCCACCGTGTACTCGCTGGTCAGCACCCGTGCACGGCCCCAGGCGCGGGCCCAGGTGCTGGCCATCGTGGGCTCGGGACTGCTGACCGCCCTGTGGGTGGGTGCCCCGGCGGGGGCGCTGCTCAGCCAGCACGTGGGCTGGCAGGCCACCTTCGTCATCCTCGCGGCGGGAACGTTCCTGCTGGCCCTGCCCAACGCGTTCGTCTGGCGGGGCGGACCGGCTTCCGTAAGCGGCACGCCGCAGGAGGCGGCGAAGGGCGGGCGCAGCGGTACCGGCGTCGCGGTGTTCGGAGTAGCCGTCACCACCCTGTGGGCCTTCTCCGTCTATAGCCTCTACACCTTCCTGGCCATCGCCCTGCACTCCGACGGCAGGAAGGGCGACGTGACGTGGCTGCTCGTCGTCTACGGGGTCGGGGCCGTCATCGGAGGGCAGGTCGGCGGGCGGGTCGCCGACCGGGCCGGCGCCGTACGCGTCACGAGGGCGGCTCTGGCCCTGACGGCCGTACTGGAGGCGGCGGTGGCCCTGGTCTATCCGGCCACCTGGGCCCTGGCCTGCGCGCTGGGACTCTTCGCTCTGGCCGCCTACGCGTTCTTCCCCGCCCAGCAGCGCCATCTGGTGGACATGTTCCCCGAGCGGGCGACCGGCATGCTGTCCTGGAACAACAGCGCGCTGTTCGTGGGCCTCTCCCTGGCGGGCGCCGTCGGGGGACAGGCGGTGGACGTCCTCGGGTACCCGACGTTCTTGTACATCGGCGCCGCCGTAGCCGTGGCGGCATGCCTGGTGGCCGGCGGACGACCGGCCCGCCCGGCCCCGGCCACCGGACAGGAGGCCCGGACTTGA
- a CDS encoding IS3 family transposase yields MTALVDEHPCLGVECVLRELHIPSSTYYRWRRAEAEPCERRRRDVELTERIKEIHADSGGNYGSPRVHAVLKREGVHVGRKRVERLMREADIAGVSPRRKGFTRRDPKATLAPDLVNRDFTAPAPNRLWVTDLTMISTGEGPLWLSAIRDAFSRRVVAWETSARADADLVLTTLEYALASREVEPGQLIHHADHGCQYTSIKLTTRLMRAGVEASMGSIGDSYDNALAENLWMLIKTEGLRGRTFTTRAEANLALFEYIDGFYNSRRIQERLGFLSPIEYEEKHYANQATAEPANLNTRQPLLTS; encoded by the coding sequence GTGACGGCGCTCGTTGACGAGCACCCGTGCCTGGGAGTCGAGTGCGTACTTCGGGAACTGCACATCCCCTCCTCCACCTACTACCGCTGGCGCCGTGCAGAGGCCGAGCCGTGCGAGCGAAGGCGCCGTGACGTCGAGCTGACCGAGCGGATCAAAGAGATCCACGCGGATTCCGGCGGCAACTACGGCTCGCCGCGGGTACACGCCGTCCTCAAGCGTGAGGGTGTCCACGTGGGCCGCAAGCGGGTCGAGCGCCTGATGCGCGAGGCCGACATCGCGGGGGTCAGCCCACGGCGCAAGGGCTTCACGCGCCGGGACCCGAAGGCCACCCTGGCCCCGGACCTGGTCAACAGGGACTTCACCGCACCGGCTCCGAACCGGTTGTGGGTCACCGACCTCACCATGATCTCCACCGGTGAGGGGCCTCTGTGGCTCTCGGCGATCCGCGACGCCTTCTCCCGCCGGGTGGTCGCCTGGGAGACTTCCGCCCGCGCGGACGCCGACCTGGTGCTGACCACCCTGGAGTACGCCCTCGCGTCCCGCGAGGTCGAGCCCGGCCAGCTGATTCATCACGCGGACCACGGCTGTCAATACACGTCCATCAAGCTCACAACCCGGCTAATGAGAGCTGGAGTTGAAGCGTCCATGGGCTCGATCGGCGACTCATACGATAACGCTCTCGCGGAGAACCTCTGGATGCTCATCAAAACCGAGGGCCTCCGTGGCCGGACCTTCACCACCCGGGCTGAGGCGAACCTCGCGCTCTTCGAGTACATCGATGGCTTCTACAACTCCCGTCGCATCCAGGAACGGCTCGGCTTCCTCAGCCCGATCGAGTACGAAGAGAAGCACTACGCCAACCAGGCGACGGCCGAACCAGCGAACCTGAACACCCGTCAACCCCTCCTGACCAGCTAA